A genomic segment from Lignipirellula cremea encodes:
- a CDS encoding phage protein Gp36 family protein, giving the protein MTAYATPAQMFERKRVETINDLVSDDGVRQSRVDLLSHPHLLTALADASGAIDAALTAGRRYSTGDLADLTGNAASLLQRVCCDIAMALLYERNPGREVEQQQRYRELSESHLQRLRSGEDVFQQQAAGAGLPTVDGPSAVDYARLNLLPDRTRNFYPGRDSRLPRDRR; this is encoded by the coding sequence ATGACCGCATACGCCACGCCCGCCCAGATGTTTGAACGGAAGCGGGTGGAAACGATAAACGATCTGGTCAGCGACGACGGCGTGCGGCAGTCGCGGGTCGATCTGCTTTCCCATCCGCATCTGCTGACCGCCCTGGCCGACGCCAGCGGGGCGATCGATGCCGCCCTGACCGCCGGCCGCCGGTACTCGACCGGCGACCTCGCCGACTTGACCGGCAACGCCGCGAGCCTGCTGCAGCGGGTCTGCTGCGACATCGCCATGGCCCTGTTGTATGAGCGGAACCCGGGCCGCGAGGTCGAACAGCAGCAACGCTACCGCGAGTTGTCGGAAAGCCATCTGCAGCGGCTCCGCTCCGGCGAAGACGTGTTCCAGCAGCAAGCGGCCGGAGCCGGCTTGCCGACGGTCGACGGTCCGTCCGCCGTCGATTACGCCCGGTTGAACCTGCTGCCGGACCGCACCCGCAACTTCTATCCGGGCCGCGACAGCCGACTACCGCGGGACCGCCGTTGA